In Salvelinus namaycush isolate Seneca chromosome 17, SaNama_1.0, whole genome shotgun sequence, one genomic interval encodes:
- the tmem255a gene encoding transmembrane protein 255A has product MGSFKQRKQKSIVVTVMLLIVSVLILVFGLAATTRTQNITVGGYYPGVLLGLGSFLGIIGAHLIENKRQMLVASIMFISFGVVAAFCCAIVDGVFAARHIDLRPYYAGRCDFHANSKPSVDYEDVHCQTASRATCNLRVKSNTCYCCDLYNCGNRMELMGGYHEYTEVGSCEDVVHLYHLLWSVIILNIVALFLGIITAAVLGGFKDLTPMLTPDSCESEPLPAASFPLEFPVPSTPPFNSYYNTAPYLPPYTAYDLQGSSMMFPDSSGLSDDSQSGASRIGASRMWPTLVPPSYSPPYSPSDEKPPPYSP; this is encoded by the exons GATCATTCAAACAGAGGAAACAGAAGTCCATCGTGGTCACTGTGATGTTGCTCATTGTGTCTGTGCTCATCCTTGTCTTCGGACTGGCAGCCACCACCAGGACACAGAACATCACCGTCGGTGGCTACTACCCAGGAGTCCTT CTGGGCTTAGGCTCCTTTCTCGGAATCATCGGAGCCCATTTGATAGAAAATAAGAGGCAGATG CTGGTGGCGTCCATTATGTTCATCAGTTTCGGAGTGGTGGCTGCCTTCTGCTGTGCCATTGTGGATGGGGTGTTTGCAGCAAGACACATT GACCTTAGACCCTACTACGCCGGTCGCTGTGATTTCCACGCGAATTCAAAACCCTCTGTTGATTATGAAGAT GTTCACTGCCAGACAGCATCCCGGGCTACCTGTAACTTACGTGTGAAATCCAATACCTGTTACTGCTGTGACCTCTACAACTGTGGCAA CCGTATGGAGCTTATGGGGGGCTACCATGAGTACACAGAGGTGGGGAGCTGCGAGGATGTGGTGCACCTCTACCACCTGCTGTGGTCCGTCATCATTCTCAACATTGTCGCTCTCTTCCTGGGCATCATTACCGCCGCCGTGCTGGGAGGTTTCAAGGACTTG ACGCCCATGTTGACCCCTGACTCGTGTGAATCAGAGCCCCTTCCTGCAGCCTCTTTCCCCTTAGAGTTTCCAGTTCCCAGCACCCCCCCGTTCAACTCCTACTACAACACTGCCccctacctgccaccctacactGCCTACGACCTGCAG GGCTCCAGCATGATGTTCCCTGACTCTTCTGGCCTGTCTGATGACTCCCAGTCAGGGGCTAGTCGCATAGGGGCTAGCCGCATGTGGCCCACCCTGGTCCCCCCAAGCTACTCTCCCCCTTACTCCCCCTCCGATGAGAAGCCCCCACCATACAGCCCCTAG
- the zbtb33 gene encoding transcriptional regulator Kaiso: protein MSGLKLISASDTRYSGTVLKSMNRQRNNGLFCDVTIIIQDRKFRAHKNILSASSTYFHQLFSVAGQVIELNFIKAEIFEEILNYIYSSKIVRVRSDMLNELINAGQVLGVKFIANLGVPLSQVKGLPGLSKDTEINEVSSVEKSSTDSMGMMMPIVTESFSLSAEEFSQTDKSANKDQDSDDDDIMFVSKTDATKKCKPCEIIDLDGPNTEEDSVTKQPGEVRPALTKDQEKTVKAAPHLNSSSQTLRGQSSLIRPMVSPDTSSNIPSLPTGASSCSTPTTPARIGTFTPEPISTTLPSENHKIIGIHKKQVTLARQSDLKIKLSAVKSPGGFINEAGLNIPQISATTKKTITLDKASEIDSFSPGCKVYANIGENTYDIVPMKDDPGEGDSKNSRGGKRSLMATPLQPFNTSQLSQGATIKKTKTEQQDHYELIMDGKTFFVCMVCKRPYVCLTSLRRHFNTHSWEKKYPCHYCDKVFALAEYRTKHEIHHTGERRYQCLLCNEMLINYQLLSTHCKQAHNQDPSGRKQKDDTDNNLYRLLPCKTVQFKTYSYETDDSDSRGVPIIQEDGSVQHINPGRGHLANPLQLQSTQGKMLNWDDIFVEPEAQPGSGAHRPGSHPIQPPPGSSEFEFVIPETY from the coding sequence ATGTCGGGCCTAAAGCTGATCTCTGCAAGTGACACCCGGTATTCAGGAACGGTGCTAAAGTCGATGAATAGACAGCGAAATAATGGATTGTTCTGCGATGTCACCATAATTATACAGGACCGTAAATTTAGAGCACACAAAAACATCTTGTCCGCGTCAAGTACTTATTTCCACCAACTCTTCTCAGTGGCTGGACAGGTGATCGAGTTGAATTTCATCAAGGCGGAAATCTTTGAGGAAATCCTGAATTACATTTACAGTTCCAAGATTGTCCGTGTTCGCTCCGACATGCTCAATGAGCTCATCAATGCTGGGCAGGTGTTGGGCGTGAAGTTCATTGCGAATCTAGGCGTACCGCTCTCACAAGTCAAGGGTCTACCTGGCCTGTCCAAAGACACAGAAATCAATGAAGTAAGCTCCGTGGAGAAAAGCAGTACAGACTCAATGGGGATGATGATGCCCATTGTCACCGAGTCCTTTTCACTGTCTGCAGAGGAGTTCAGTCAAACTGACAAAAGTGCAAACAAGGATCAGGACTCGGACGATGACGACATTATGTTTGTATCCAAAACGGACGCCACCAAGAAATGCAAGCCCTGCGAAATCATCGATTTGGATGGACCCAATACAGAGGAAGACTCTGTGACAAAGCAACCGGGAGAGGTCAGACCCGCTTTGACAAAGGACCAAGAGAAAACAGTCAAAGCAGCCCCGCACCTCAACAGCTCCTCGCAGACCTTGCGAGGCCAAAGTTCTCTGATCAGACCCATGGTGTCCCCTGACACAAGCTCAAATATTCCGTCTTTACCCACTGGAGCCTCCTCTTGCAGCACACCCACTACGCCGGCTAGAATTGGCACTTTCACCCCCGAACCCATCAGCACCACCCTGCCCTCAGAAAACCACAAGATAATAGGAATCCACAAGAAGCAGGTTACACTAGCTCGACAGAGTGACTTAAAAATCAAGCTCTCGGCCGTTAAGTCACCTGGCGGATTCATCAACGAGGCAGGCCTCAACATTCCCCAAATATCCGCAACCACAAAAAAGACGATAACACTAGATAAAGCCTCAGAGATCGACTCGTTTTCTCCAGGCTGCAAGGTGTATGCCAATATTGGGGAGAACACATATGACATTGTTCCCATGAAGGACGACCCCGGGGAGGGAGATTCTAAAAACAGTAGAGGGGGAAAGAGGTCTCTGATGGCTACCCCTCTTCAACCTTTCAACACCTCTCAACTTTCACAGGGTGCCACGATCAAGAAGACCAAAACAGAGCAGCAAGATCACTACGAGCTCATCATGGACGGGAAGACTTTCTTTGTGTGCATGGTCTGCAAGCGTCCCTACGTGTGCTTGACGAGCCTCCGGCGCCACTTCAACACCCACTCCTGGGAGAAGAAGTACCCATGCCACTACTGTGACAAGGTGTTTGCCCTGGCCGAGTATCGGACCAAACACGAGATCCACCACACAGGCGAGCGGAGGTACCAGTGCCTGCTGTGCAACGAGATGTTAATCAACTACCAGCTACTGTCGACTCACTGCAAACAAGCCCACAACCAGGACCCATCCGGGAGGAAACAAAAGGACGACACCGACAACAACTTGTACCGCCTGCTCCCTTGCaaaacagtgcagttcaagaccTACTCATATGAGACAGACGATTCAGATTCACGAGGGGTCCCTATTATCCAAGAGGATGGGAGCGTCCAGCACATTAACCCTGGAAGGGGGCACCTGGCCAACCCACTACAGTTACAGTCCACCCAGGGCAAGATGTTGAACTGGGATGACATCTTTGTGGAGCCTGAAGCACAGCCTGGATCAGGTGCCCACCGACCAGGGAGCCACCCTATCCAACCTCCCCCAGGCTCTTCTGAGTTTGAGTTTGTCATACCAGAGACGTACTGA